In Jaculus jaculus isolate mJacJac1 chromosome 11, mJacJac1.mat.Y.cur, whole genome shotgun sequence, the following proteins share a genomic window:
- the Cldn11 gene encoding claudin-11 encodes MVATCLQVVGFVTSFVGWIGVIVTTSTNDWVVTCGYTIPTCRKLDELGSKGLWADCVMATGLYHCKPLVDILILPGYVQACRALMIAASVLGLPAILLLLTVLPCIRMGHEPGVAKYRRAQLAGVLLILLALCAIVATIWFPVCAHRETTIVSFGYSLYAGWIGAVLCLVGGCVIVCCSGDAQSFGENRFYYSSGSSSPTHAKSAHV; translated from the exons ATGGTGGCCACATGCCTGCAGGTGGTGGGCTTCGTCACGAGCTTCGTGGGCTGGATCGGCGTCATCGTCACGACTTCCACCAATGACTGGGTGGTGACCTGCGGCTACACCATCCCCACCTGCCGCAAGCTGGACGAACTGGGCTCCAAGGGGCTGTGGGCCGACTGCGTCATGGCCACCGGGCTGTACCACTGCAAGCCGCTGGTGGACATCCTCATCCTGCCGG GATACGTGCAGGCCTGCCGAGCCCTCATGATTGCTGCCTCCGTTCTGGGTCTACCGGCCATCCTGCTGCTGCTGACCGTTCTTCCCTGCATCCGAATGGGCCACGAGCCCGGTGTGGCCAAATACAGGCGGGCCCAGCTGGCTGGCGTGTTGCTCATTCTGCTGG cTCTCTGCGCCATCGTGGCCACTATCTGGTTCCCCGTGTGCGCCCACCGCGAGACTACCATCGTGAGCTTCGGCTACTCCCTGTATGCGGGCTGGATCGGCGCTGTGCTGTGCCTCGTGGGTGGATGCGTCATCGTCTGCTGCTCTGGGGACGCCCAGTCATTTGGTGAAAACCGTTTCTACTACTCTTCCGGTTCCAGCTCCCCAACTCATGCCAAGAGTGCCCACGTATAA